The genomic interval TTTAAATTGAGACAAATTTTTTGAAAATAAGTTTGATTTTTTTGACTAAAGAAGTCATCAAGCGTTACTTCTCTCCTTGCACGAGCTTGATGTATTTGATTTAATTTTTGCGGTTTTACGGTGGTTTTCAGCTTTTTCAACCAAGTCTTTATTGCCATTGAAAGTGCAAGCAATTTAACCTTGAACTGCTGCTTACTGAGAAAACCTTGTCGATAAGTAAAGAGCTTAAGATCCGCATAATTATTTTGGATAATTTTGAGGTCATTTTCATTTAACCGACCCACTAAGAAAACAAAAACATCAAACTCTTTACTAACTAGATACCTGTACAAATCAGATATTCTATTAGCTGAACCCTGCTCTTTCAACCAAAACTTTCGATCAGTAGCAAGTAGGAGCTTTTTCATGTTTCAACCTAAGACAGCGTATTTTTTGAAGATTATCTGTCATCTACCAAAGATAAAGATTAAACCTTTGGTATGAATCGTCGCCTTCACTCTAAAATGTTCTGCTCATTTTGAGAAGATTGTGGAGCAGAAGGCATTATAGCATTCACATCAAAAGTCTCTTTGACTAAGCCTTAGTTAAAAAGAGCACAATAGAGTGCAATCCATCAATAGTTTATGCGAAGCTGTTCATCGACTAACTAGAGCAAATCTCAATAAACATTACTAAATTTATAGATTATGCAACTGAAGTCATAGGATGTGTTGCCATACTTTTGGAAATGAAGGATTGTGCTTGTAGCAAGTCAGCGGGTGTATTAATTTCAATGACGAGTTTTTCGGTTTGGCATACGTGAATAGAATAGCCATTTTCTAGAACTCTTAATTGTTCTAATCCTTCACACTGTTCAAGTGGTGTAGGCGTTAGCTGCGCATAAGCAGCGAGAAAATCTTGTCGAAAAGCGTAGAGTCCAAGATGATGAAATACAGGGGCTGAACCAGGATTACGATAGTAGGGTATTGGCGATCGCGAAAAATAGAGCGCGCGATTGTGGCGATCACATAAAACTTTCACGACATTGGGATCGAAATAATTTGTTTCTTCTTCTAGCGGACAAGCTAACGTCGTCATATCAGGCGACTCGCCTTGTAAATAAGGATTAACTAGTTGCATCAGCATATCTGCGGTAACAAACGGTTGATCTCCTTGGACATTCGCGATCGCCTTCATCTGAGGATAGCGCAACGCGACTTCTGCAACACGGTCTGTACCTGTTTGGTGCGCACTGCTAGTCATTTCTACCGCACCGCCAAATTGCGTTACACAATCAGCAACAAGTTGACTATCTGTAGCCACAACAACTTTACTAAAAGCTGGACAACTTTGAGCAGCTTCATAAACCCATTGCACCATTGGGCGATCGCCAATCATTACCAATGGTTTACCAGGAAAACGCTGCGAGTCGTAACGCGCAGGAATAACAGCCAAGATTTCCATGAAATTTACTCCAAAATTAGGAAGATTTTGCGGCTACGGGCAAGGCGATACCTCGCCCCTATTCTGACCTCTGCCATATTTCAAAGCCCGCAGCGCACGATATCATGCAGCCGAATCAGACCAACGCAGTGTTGTTGCCCGTTGACAACAGGTAGCATAGAAATCTGGGATGGTCGGTTTTCCATTAACTCTAAAGCATGGTAAGCCAACAATTCAGGAGAAACTACTGTTGGGTTTGTGGTCATCATCGTCGCTGCTGTCAGTGTTTCAAGGTCTTTTTGATTGACCCGTTGCAGCAAACGTCGTAGATCTCCATCGGTCACAATTCCAAGTAACCTACCTAAATCATCAATAACATTAACTGCACCCAAACCACCTTTACTGATTGTGGTTAAAACTTCAATCCAAGAAGCTTGAGGCGACACCGTGGGGTTGTCGATTCCAGTGTGCATTAAGTCTCGCACCCGCAGTGTTAAGCGCTTACCTAATCGCCCTGCAGGATGATTCAGCGCAAAGCCTTCTGGCGTTAATCCTTTGACTTGCATGAGAGTCATCGCCAGTGCGTCTCCAATCGACAAAGCAACAGTTGTAC from Chroogloeocystis siderophila 5.2 s.c.1 carries:
- the kdsB gene encoding 3-deoxy-manno-octulosonate cytidylyltransferase is translated as MEILAVIPARYDSQRFPGKPLVMIGDRPMVQWVYEAAQSCPAFSKVVVATDSQLVADCVTQFGGAVEMTSSAHQTGTDRVAEVALRYPQMKAIANVQGDQPFVTADMLMQLVNPYLQGESPDMTTLACPLEEETNYFDPNVVKVLCDRHNRALYFSRSPIPYYRNPGSAPVFHHLGLYAFRQDFLAAYAQLTPTPLEQCEGLEQLRVLENGYSIHVCQTEKLVIEINTPADLLQAQSFISKSMATHPMTSVA
- a CDS encoding KpsF/GutQ family sugar-phosphate isomerase, which encodes MQCIDHKTYVLQVVELLKLEAEAINKAANRLQLEQVEKAVEILASCRGKVVLAGVGKSGIVARKIAATLTSTGTLAVYLHPADALHGDLGIVTSDDVAMVLSNSGETDELVVMLPHLKARHVPIIALVGNLRSTLARNADVVMDAAVDKEACPFNLAPTTSTTVALSIGDALAMTLMQVKGLTPEGFALNHPAGRLGKRLTLRVRDLMHTGIDNPTVSPQASWIEVLTTISKGGLGAVNVIDDLGRLLGIVTDGDLRRLLQRVNQKDLETLTAATMMTTNPTVVSPELLAYHALELMENRPSQISMLPVVNGQQHCVGLIRLHDIVRCGL